The sequence below is a genomic window from [Synechococcus] sp. NIES-970.
ACAAAGTGTTTAAAGTTGTCTCTCTCGATTCAGCTCTTAGGGATACTTATGAAGATATGAGGAAAGGTTATTTGAATGAAGAAGAAAATACTCTTTAGATCCTTACCCCTTGCGTTTCTGGCGACGCTGTTTGGAGGTATTGCTAGAGCAGAATTATATTATGTTGGCTCGACTACTCTAGAAAGGTATGTAACCAATCCTGACAATGGATCTCGTGTTTACTTGTCTTACAAAAAAACTTACGTAGACAGAGAGAGTATTGGAGGTATCTTAGCGGGCACCATTCAGTGGGACAGCATAGAAATGACATACGGAAGTAATGGAATTCCTGTCTTTTATTCGACGACTCAGATCAGGGGAGACTGCCGAAATCAAAAGATAAGGCTTCAGAGAAGAGACTATAGTATTTTTTTCGGGCAAGAAAAAAAGGCGCCAAGACGAGAATTTTTTGATGGTAGATATACAAACGTTTCCCCGGGTTCAATAGGTCACCAAGAATTGAATTTTGTTTGTTCTAGGTATTTGTAGACGCAAAGAAACTGATAAAGAAATGAGTAGGCCATTCAAGGCGCGATCGCCATATTCCGGTATTCGTTTCCACGCTCTAACAGCATTGGTCCGTTCATCCCGATCGCTATAGCTTGGATTA
It includes:
- a CDS encoding hypothetical protein (conserved hypothetical protein), with the protein product MINPLNGYVVSIHTQKVLQRSDRQKIKPEWIQRTIDNPSYSDRDERTNAVRAWKRIPEYGDRALNGLLISLSVSLRLQIPRTNKIQFLVTY